In a single window of the Silvimonas iriomotensis genome:
- a CDS encoding ApeP family dehydratase — MTAFELPVSELVPHDGPMCLLDAVVAVAPDTLTAQVVPRGDGLFDEDGTVGAWVGLEYMAQTMAALAGWERRKTGQPPRVGLMLGTRRYQCHVPHFVVGQPLLVTATREFEADNGIGVMQCRIETPDHQLLAEALLSAYQPDDLQDFLKEHA; from the coding sequence ATGACCGCGTTTGAATTGCCCGTTTCAGAACTGGTGCCGCATGATGGCCCCATGTGTTTGCTGGACGCCGTCGTGGCCGTTGCGCCCGATACACTGACCGCGCAGGTCGTACCGCGTGGCGACGGTCTGTTTGATGAAGATGGCACAGTCGGTGCCTGGGTCGGGCTGGAATACATGGCGCAAACCATGGCCGCACTGGCCGGCTGGGAACGCCGCAAAACCGGCCAGCCGCCGCGCGTGGGGCTGATGCTGGGAACGCGGCGTTATCAATGCCATGTGCCGCATTTTGTGGTCGGCCAGCCGTTGCTGGTGACGGCGACCCGTGAATTTGAAGCGGATAACGGCATTGGCGTGATGCAATGCCGGATCGAAACCCCGGATCATCAACTGCTGGCAGAGGCTTTGCTCTCGGCCTATCAGCCTGATGATCTTCAGGATTTTTTGAAAGAACACGCATGA
- a CDS encoding beta-ketoacyl-ACP synthase, protein MTCYIAAAGALCALGNDIDTIRQNLFAGNSPGLRPTDAYSAGRALVLGQIVDADLPSLEHLPLIHRSRNNAVLLAAMAQIRPAFDAMAQGLPRQRIAVILGTSTSGSSDGEDGLAAYELAGALPAGFHVRQQELGSPATMLAETLGVSGPAYCISTACTSGAKALAAGARLIEHGMADLVIAGGVDTLAQFTVAGFSAIESVAAERCQPSSANRHGINLGEAAALFILSRNPAAVRLAGWGESSDAHHISAPAPDGRGARAAMTDALARAGINADQIGYVNLHGTATPQNDAMENTAVADRFPGVPASSTKSLTGHTLGTAGALEALFCWLALTDEQHRLPPHIWDGVQDPALPVLPLVHVGQTAPVRAVISNSFAFGGNNIALVLAA, encoded by the coding sequence ATGACCTGTTATATCGCGGCCGCCGGCGCCTTGTGCGCGCTTGGCAATGACATCGACACCATCCGGCAGAACCTGTTTGCCGGCAACAGCCCCGGCTTGCGCCCGACGGACGCGTACAGCGCCGGGCGCGCGCTGGTGCTGGGGCAGATTGTCGATGCCGATTTACCGTCGCTGGAGCATTTGCCGCTGATTCATCGCTCACGCAATAACGCCGTTTTGCTGGCGGCCATGGCGCAGATTCGCCCGGCCTTTGATGCCATGGCTCAAGGACTGCCACGGCAGCGCATTGCGGTGATTCTGGGCACCAGTACCTCCGGCAGTTCTGACGGGGAAGACGGCCTGGCGGCGTATGAACTGGCAGGCGCATTGCCGGCTGGCTTTCATGTGCGCCAGCAAGAACTGGGTTCACCGGCAACCATGCTGGCCGAAACACTGGGCGTATCCGGGCCGGCTTACTGTATTTCTACCGCGTGTACCTCTGGCGCCAAGGCACTGGCTGCCGGCGCGCGGCTGATTGAACACGGCATGGCTGATCTGGTCATCGCCGGCGGGGTAGATACCCTGGCGCAATTTACGGTCGCCGGTTTCAGCGCCATTGAATCGGTCGCGGCCGAGCGCTGCCAGCCGTCGTCGGCCAACCGCCATGGCATCAACCTGGGTGAAGCTGCGGCGCTGTTCATCCTGAGTCGTAACCCGGCTGCAGTGCGCCTGGCCGGCTGGGGCGAAAGCTCGGACGCCCATCATATTTCTGCTCCGGCGCCGGATGGTCGGGGAGCGCGTGCCGCCATGACCGATGCACTGGCGCGGGCCGGTATCAACGCGGACCAGATTGGCTACGTGAATCTGCATGGCACCGCCACCCCGCAGAACGACGCCATGGAGAACACCGCCGTCGCAGACCGGTTTCCTGGCGTGCCGGCCAGCTCGACCAAATCGCTTACCGGGCACACGCTGGGAACGGCTGGCGCGCTGGAAGCGCTGTTTTGCTGGCTGGCGCTGACCGATGAACAACACCGCCTGCCGCCGCATATCTGGGATGGCGTGCAAGACCCGGCCTTGCCGGTGCTGCCGCTGGTACACGTTGGCCAGACGGCGCCGGTACGGGCGGTGATCAGTAACTCGTTCGCTTTTGGCGGTAACAATATTGCTTTGGTGCTTGCAGCATGA
- a CDS encoding DUF3261 domain-containing protein, which produces MKRCLMLALLALLTACASLLTRDLPQLQIAPAALGQPRTVQQQLQISYPGGGAVMDAVLQMDQDNVEVIASAMGLRMATLDYDGHALKAQTLPAMKVPPQRIMNDLLMVFAPHNVLQQALPQGWVVHDDGNKRTILRGDDPTIDITWDNPDHWQGRAVLVHHQLAYTLTIDSSTVE; this is translated from the coding sequence ATGAAACGATGCCTGATGCTGGCCTTGCTGGCGCTGCTCACTGCTTGTGCCAGCCTGCTGACGCGTGATTTGCCGCAGTTGCAGATCGCCCCGGCAGCGCTGGGCCAGCCGCGCACCGTGCAGCAACAATTGCAGATCAGCTACCCAGGCGGCGGCGCGGTCATGGATGCTGTGCTGCAAATGGATCAGGACAACGTGGAAGTCATCGCCAGCGCCATGGGCCTGAGAATGGCCACGCTCGATTACGATGGCCACGCACTCAAGGCACAGACGCTGCCGGCGATGAAAGTCCCGCCACAACGCATCATGAATGACCTGTTGATGGTGTTTGCGCCACACAATGTACTGCAACAAGCCCTGCCACAAGGCTGGGTGGTGCATGACGACGGTAACAAGCGCACCATCTTGCGCGGGGATGATCCGACCATCGACATCACCTGGGATAACCCGGACCACTGGCAAGGCCGGGCGGTGCTTGTGCACCACCAGCTTGCCTATACGCTGACCATTGATTCCAGCACGGTAGAATGA